From the genome of Aspergillus oryzae RIB40 DNA, chromosome 4:
CAGAATATCCTCCCTCTTTCGTATTTAGTTATGTCTCAAACATATCGCTGTATCTGTGCTACATTTCTCGAAGCCACTTTCGTACATAACCCTATGCATGACCATTGGGATGGCATAGGATAGGAACTTTTTTTATTACTAGAGATTGGATTTCGAATATTCCATCTACTTGATCTGCGATGGTAGAATTCCAGAATTCAATATCGAAATGAAATGGGGCTCACTATTGTTACGGGGTATTTCCGGTCTTCACGGTTAGTCTAGCCCGCaaactatatattcttgTTGATACTAATCGTAGTACGGATCTACTCccgtatgtatgtactaaTATCTCTGAAACCACGCAGATTCTATCTGCATCATAATCATTGAACTACTCGAGGGGTAATAGTTTATTTCGGCTCCTGACTATTGAGCGACAGTAAATTATACGAGAAAATGTCAGAGAGAATCCCTGGATTAAACTCGGAGTACGCCCGGTCCAGTAAGAGTTTCAACATGAAAGAACACTCCCAGATGATAAGTTCAGAAAAGCGGCACTGGACCCTAGctacagtactccgtacacagCACGACACTAATCTCACCACAGGAACCTTCAAGACAACTTAGTCACAAATGCGGACTAGCATAGTTTCATTCCATCTTGAAGACTAACAAATTACGAAGGAGAGTGGAGAAAGGGGGGCTTTTTTATATCCAAATTGTATCAGAAACACTAGACATTATCTAAGTAGAATGATATAAATGGAGGTAATTTACCTTGGTGACTTGCTTGGACGCCTGAAACATGCAGAGGACTAGTAGTAAAACTAGGGTTATTGGTATTGTTATTCTTAGTAGGTGTTGTTACGGGCAGAAGACCGTGACGCGTCATACTAAAGGTGATTTGAGGTTCTGGGTATGGCATAGGCTCTACTCTGCTGCATATGTCCCATCCTTGTCCATATTACTTGGATTTATTGATAGAAGCAGCCAGTTAAGACTCTGATTGACAACTTGGCCTGTGACGAGTGCCCGGCGATAATGGCGGTGTGATAAGGACTAAAATTACCCGAAGCGCTGCGGCCGGTGCCAGAGGTAGTGTGTGGTACCAGTACATCAAAGCTTCTCTGGTCTGGAAGAAGTCGACCATGGTTGCTACTGTCATCTTTATGGAGCTCTACTTATGTGTGTCCTTTACTTTTTAAAGACTGCAATCATTGGAAAACCAGCTCCGGTTCTTTATTCATGTATAGCTGCTATGTGTCGCTAGCAATGATAGTGTTGGCGCCTATTATAAGACataaaagaataaaagatGTTGCTATAAATGTATACCCGCCACGTGTGAAGTCCAAAACCAGTGACTCCCATTTCCTGGGTATCCAAACGCATCCTACATGTGTAAGCTCGCTAAAGATCATGCTCGAACGCCGAACGGATGCTCTCATTTCAGTAGAACCATGATATCGCTGTAAACGCCGGGAAATGCTAAATTCTGTCCAGAATTAGGGATCAAGAACTATCATCAACAGGGTCGTTGTCCTCCATCTTATGTCTCTGTTTCAAGGCATCGATAGCCTTGGTAACCTGCTCCTTCGCAGTAGTCTCCAAGTCGGTCTTCGCATCAGCTCCAATGGTTTCAACGTCGCCCACTTGTTCATATAGCATTCGGGATATATTCCGATTGATTTCGGTGTACTCGTCCTTTGACACAGTCTTTGAACGATAGTACGGCTTCAAGGCTGTACTGACTAGTTTCTGTATATCAGTCTTGACCGCTAAGGATAGATTGGGCCGGCTCGGAGATTTGTCGTTCGCCCTCAATAAATTCGAGCGATATGCTGCCCTTGGAATACGGCGTCGGGTGTTGTCTGAGAACCCCTGTGACGGTGTAATTTCTGTAGAGAGGGTTGGAGAGACATCGGGCGAAAACGGTGGCGACGAGGGATGAGTGGGCGTCACGAGCTGTAGTGGGGATATCGGCCTACTCCTTGGGTGAGGTGGGGGTGTCGTGGAGGATAGGCGGGGTGAGGAGTGGTTAGATGGCACGGGCGAAAttgatggggaagaaggCCCAGGAGTAGCATGGTCAGTTGCTGCAACCGAAACTTGGGCAGAATTCCCATGAGAAGTAGTGTCGTTTGAAGcgtcctcgacttctttcAACAGAGACTGAAGGAAGCTTGGTTCGCTTGAGGTTTCCGCGTTGATTCGAGCGGAAGCCTGGACACCAGCAGCCCTGGAAGACTCGCCATTCTGTGTAGCCAAGGCTGCTAAGTCTTCAGCTCTGCGGGTTCGTGGACGCTTTAGCTTCCGTTCAGGCTCGGTGGGTTCTGGAGAGGGAGACATTGTcggttcctttcttttccgggCCGCACTAGGATCATTCTCGATCTCACGAGCCCTTTCAAAAGCATTCCACGCCCTCATCTCTTCCAAAGACTCAGGCTCAGGTGTTGGCTCCCTCGGTACACGTGGCCGCGATGGTCGCGGAGCCTCAATATCGAGTAAGGCAGCCGTATCCCTGAAGCGGTTACTACCTCCTTGTCGCTCTGCAACTTCAAAACGACGCTGCCAAGCTCGAAATTCTCGCTGATTGGCTTCTTCCCGTCGTTGTTGCTGCCGGGCACGCTCGGCAGCcctatcatcatcaaacGGAAAATCCAAGTCCAGGTTAAGGTGATCCCAAACGGACTGCCATACCCGAGCCCAGTGAAGGGAGTTCATCTGACTACGGCTCTGTAGCTGCCGCTGTTGTGCCCTCGTACGGCGACCGCGCCGGTCCTGAGCGCGCGATGACCTGTCCGCACTGTCGGGGGACAGCGCCCGAGCACGTTGGGTCTCGCATCTTGAACAGTACCAAGGCCCAGACGGGACAGTATCAAGCCCGAGGCAGTACGTATGCGAGGGGGCATCGCACCCATCACATAGAAGGAGAAACTCTTCGTTATCAGAATCTCCGCAAATAAGACAAGGTGAGAATCCGGCAAGatcgtcttcctcgatgTACTCTATCACCATCGAAGGATCGACATCCGCAACTTGAACGCGGTCCTGCACAGCATAGGAGGAGAGTACGGGACCTGTGACAAATAAGCCATTCAAttagtatatataatcatTCAACTGCACAATAAAATACATAAAATTGAAGGCCGGGGAGGGGCGGGGGGTAGGTAGTGACTGAGAAACATACCTCCGATTCGGTCACTGAGCTCCACAACGTTGAAGCTGCGGCGGCATATTGGACAACTGTTCGCTCGTTCAACCCAGGGCTTCAGACAATTGTTATGTAAGATATGACCACAGGGGAGCAACTGGGCGATCTGACCAGAATCCTCACTGCCATCCACACCATCTGCCTTGACGGAGGTGTCGGTCGACCTGCCATTTACTTGAACATCAAGTCTTGGCGCGGCCTCGGCGGAGACGGCAAGAGGATCGCTGGCGCTTTCGCCAAGGTCTCCTAAACACACAATACAAGTGTCGGACATTAACAGAGGGTTCTGTGCCAGGACTATCTGCAGGGAAGCTAAGAGAAGGCATGAAGAGCAGCTCACAGAAAGGGATAAAAGGCAGAggagtggaaggagaagggagagggagcaGGTCGAGTGATGTGGGGAGAAAGCAACCGGCCTTTTGAAGGTGGACCTAAAATTCGGTCTAACGCAAAACAGTCTGGCCATCAACGTGACCTACCACGCGCCAGGCGAATCATTATTCAGGAAAATCGGACGAGGCACTTTGGGCGCAGCCCTCAAGGTTGCCGACTCTGACGATAGAGTAGTTGTAGCTGAGGAAATGTGCCCTTGCATCCCAACTATGAGACACGCCCCTCTTTTTTAGttttctatctctctctctctctctctctctctctcttgttgttcttctccttaCGATCAGACCGCCTGTGTAACGTAAACCTGCTCCGGTAGAATTGGAAAGGAGATTAACCAGAATGCGATCAAACTTGATATTACCAGAGCTTGTTCACAAGCATCTTCAAAGCATCTCGTGGTGCTGAATACATGTAGATCGAAACGGTAGGTTGATTGACCCGAAGGTACTCCGGTCTCGGTGCTTGGACAAGGAGGGCAATTCTATTGTCAAAACCTTAATCTTAACAGGGGTAAAGCGAAATGCTACATTTAGACGCAGAATCGGGGAGGAAAGGCGCATAGGCAAGAAACACAAACGATCGAAAGATAGATGGCCTACTCCGCACGCTTATCTCGTTGGGCGCACGAGTTTACTCCACTTGTATTTGAGCAATCCTGTGCCATCAGAAAACATGGTCACACGTATGCAAAACTCGAGAGTGGTCGTGAACGAAATAAAGATCCAGTGTGATACGAATGAAAAAGCGGTAGAGGAAGCAGACATGGCTGATGT
Proteins encoded in this window:
- a CDS encoding putative PHD and RING finger domain protein (PHD Zn-finger protein); amino-acid sequence: MSDTCIVCLGDLGESASDPLAVSAEAAPRLDVQVNGRSTDTSVKADGVDGSEDSGQIAQLLPCGHILHNNCLKPWVERANSCPICRRSFNVVELSDRIGGPVLSSYAVQDRVQVADVDPSMVIEYIEEDDLAGFSPCLICGDSDNEEFLLLCDGCDAPSHTYCLGLDTVPSGPWYCSRCETQRARALSPDSADRSSRAQDRRGRRTRAQQRQLQSRSQMNSLHWARVWQSVWDHLNLDLDFPFDDDRAAERARQQQRREEANQREFRAWQRRFEVAERQGGSNRFRDTAALLDIEAPRPSRPRVPREPTPEPESLEEMRAWNAFERAREIENDPSAARKRKEPTMSPSPEPTEPERKLKRPRTRRAEDLAALATQNGESSRAAGVQASARINAETSSEPSFLQSLLKEVEDASNDTTSHGNSAQVSVAATDHATPGPSSPSISPVPSNHSSPRLSSTTPPPHPRSRPISPLQLVTPTHPSSPPFSPDVSPTLSTEITPSQGFSDNTRRRIPRAAYRSNLLRANDKSPSRPNLSLAVKTDIQKLVSTALKPYYRSKTVSKDEYTEINRNISRMLYEQVGDVETIGADAKTDLETTAKEQVTKAIDALKQRHKMEDNDPVDDSS